The Erigeron canadensis isolate Cc75 chromosome 4, C_canadensis_v1, whole genome shotgun sequence genome window below encodes:
- the LOC122594828 gene encoding ATP synthase subunit 9, mitochondrial-like — MKNKKREENDQLDMLEGAKLIGAGAATIASAGAAIGIGNVLSSSIHSVARNPSLAKQSFGYAILGFALTEAIASFAPMMAFLISSVFRSKNQRKKVSVS; from the coding sequence atgaaaaataaaaagcgTGAGGAGAATGATCAACTCGATATGTTAGAAGGTGCAAAACTAATAGGGGCTGGAGCTGCTACAATTGCTTCAGCGGGAGCTGCTATCGGTATTGGAAACGTCCTTAGTTCCTCGATTCATTCCGTGGCTCGGAATCCATCATTGGCTAAACAATCATTTGGTTATGCCATTTTGGGCTTTGCTCTAACCGAAGCTATTGCATCGTTTGCCCCAATGATGGCCTTTCTGATCTCATCCGTATTCCGATCAAAGAATCAAAGAAAGAAGGTTTCAGTTTCATAA
- the LOC122595842 gene encoding trafficking protein particle complex subunit 12-like yields MDLLSTIEDQGEALNAVSVPDHPLNNAFGSLNDMCYELSSLQDLACRGSWKSILDKVARARTQSLLSKPHEHLVYLTYNIIALTKLRRFPEAVIELDTLENGIDNVIYSYENYPQHYPNRYGSMAPFALRWLYAELPSKVGNRQETVDRFYMLLQFVREKTKVSKDRLGLADDVWRIREGLVINSIISHHLSHKEFGVCLDLIIDLIKRDPTPVARAVLMSKLGYIQMQLGDLEGAKASFGVVEGIVNEENVEVEMKNLVNRNKALIFMVGKDYVSAVREYQECIDRDGSDVVAINNKALCLMYLRDLSDSIKVLENALESVPTAALNETFVVNLCSMYELAYVKHSDIKKTLSNWIARVAPDDFDTSSTRV; encoded by the coding sequence ATGGATCTTTTGAGTACGATTGAAGATCAAGGTGAAGCCCTAAATGCGGTTTCTGTTCCTGATCATCCACTTAATAATGCTTTTGGCTCACTGAATGATATGTGTTATGAACTATCATCCTTACAAGATCTAGCGTGTCGTGGTTCATGGAAGTCGATTCTTGACAAAGTGGCTCGAGCGCGTACGCAGTCTCTACTTTCTAAGCCACATGAACATCTAGTATATCTTACGTATAACATCATTGCCCTAACCAAGCTGCGTCGTTTTCCTGAAGCAGTTATTGAACTTGATACCCTTGAGAATGGGATTGACAATGTTATTTACAGTTATGAAAATTACCCGCAGCATTACCCTAACAGGTATGGGTCCATGGCCCCGTTTGCTCTTCGTTGGTTGTATGCTGAACTTCCTTCGAAAGTTGGAAACCGTCAAGAAACTGTAGATAGATTCTATATGCTGTTACAGTTTGTTAGGGAGAAAACAAAAGTAAGTAAAGATAGGTTGGGTTTGGCAGATGATGTATGGAGAATACGTGAGGGGTTGGTGATTAATTCAATTATAAGTCATCATCTGAGTCATAAAGAGTTTGGTGTGTGTTTGGATTTGATTATAGATCTGATTAAACGTGACCCGACCCCTGTTGCTAGAGCCGTGTTGATGTCAAAACTCGGTTATATTCAAATGCAGTTAGGGGATTTGGAAGGTGCAAAGGCAAGTTTTGGTGTTGTCGAGGGAATTGTGAATGAGGAGAACGTAGAAGTTGAAATGAAAAATCTTGTGAACAGGAATAAGGCGTTGATTTTTATGGTCGGGAAGGATTATGTTTCTGCGGTGAGGGAATACCAGGAGTGTATTGATAGAGATGGTTCAGATGTGGTTGCGATTAATAATAAAGCTCTTTGTTTAATGTACTTGCGTGATTTATCAGATTCTATAAAGGTGTTGGAAAATGCATTGGAGAGTGTTCCGACTGCTGCTTTGAATGAGACTTTTGTGGTGAATTTGTGCAGCATGTATGAGTTGGCTTATGTGAAACACTCTGATATCAAGAAAACTCTTAGCAATTGGATTGCTCGTGTGGCTCCTGATGATTTTGATACTTCGTCTACTCGAGTTTGA
- the LOC122595755 gene encoding ceramide synthase 1 LOH3-like: MGLFDVLQSIDLQHESYPAYQDFAFLPLCAIFFPTVRFFLDKYVFEGIGSRLIFGKELEKLDVETEERKKKIRKFKESAWKCVYYLSAEVLALAVTHDEPWFTNTINFWIGPGSQRWPDQKAKLKLKVLYMYAGGFYTYAIFALIFWETRRSDFGVSMGHHVTTLILITVSYISRFVRVGSMVLALHDANDVFLEVGKMSKYSGYEGLASFSFILFVLSWIILRLIYFPFWILRSTSFELVPFLDIENNKILGPIYYYLFNTLLFCLLALHIYWWVLIYRMLVKQIQDRGKLGEDVRSDSESDNEHED, encoded by the exons ATGGGTTTGTTTGACGTTTTACAATCAATTGATTTACAGCATGAATCATATCCAGCTTATCAAGATTTTGCATTTCTTCCTCTTTGTGCTATCTTCTTCCCAACTGTCAGATTTTTTCTTGACAAATATGTTTTTGAG GGTATCGGAAGTCGGTTAATATTTGGAAAGGAGTTGGAGAAGCTTGATGTCGAGAcagaagaaaggaaaaaaaagattCGAAAATTTAAGGAATCAGCATGGAAATGTGTTTATTATCTATCAGCAGAAGTTTTAGCTTTGGCTGTTACTCATGACGAGCCATGGTTCACTAATACTATCAACTTTTGGATCGGTCCTGGCAGCCAAAGATGGCCTGATCAGAAAGCCAA gttaaaattaaaagttctaTACATGTATGCGGGTGGATTCTATACATATGCCATTTTTGCTTTGATTTTCTGGGAAACAAGACGATCTGACTTTGGTGTGTCAATGGGCCATCATGTTACAACTCTCATTCTCATCACAGTGTCTTATATTAGCAG GTTCGTGCGTGTTGGTTCGATGGTTTTAGCCCTTCATGATGCCAACGATGTGTTTCTTGAAGTAGGGAAAATGTCTAAGTACAGTGGCTACGAAGGCCTCGCAagcttttcatttattttatttgttttatcatGGATAATACTTCGGCTTATATACTTCCCATTTTGGATCCTGCGGAGTACAAG TTTTGAACTCGTTCCTTTTTTGGATATAGAGAACAATAAGATATTGGGACCAATCTACTACTATTTGTTCAACACACTTCTTTTCTGCTTGCTTGCTCTTCACATATATTGGTGGGTGCTTATATATCGGATGCTTGTTAAACAAATTCAAGATAGAGGCAAACTTGGTGAAGATGTTCGTTCAG ATTCTGAGAGTGACAATGAACATGAAGATTGA